From a region of the Tiliqua scincoides isolate rTilSci1 chromosome 4, rTilSci1.hap2, whole genome shotgun sequence genome:
- the RBM38 gene encoding RNA-binding protein 38, whose translation MHTVQKDTTFTKIFVGGLPYHTTDSSLRKYFEVFGDIEEAVVITDRQTGKSRGYGFVTMADRAAAERACKDPNPIIDGRKANVNLAYLGAKPRSIQTGFTLGVQQLHPALIQRPYGLTHHFLYPQAIVQPSVVIPTPVQSITSPYIDYTPASQAYTQFTTAAYDQYPYAASPAAGFMGYGYTSAVQPPLTAANLPVAAPTAFVQYQPTQLQPDRMQ comes from the exons ATGCACACGGTGCAGAAGGACACCACCTTCACCAAGATCTTCGTCGGGGGGCTGCCCTACCACACCACGGACTCCTCGCTGAGGAAGTACTTCGAGGTGTTCGGGGACATCGAGGAAGCCGTGGTCATCACCGACCGCCAGACGGGCAAGTCCCGGGGATACGGCTTT GTGACCATGGCTGACAGAGCTGCAGCTGAGAGGGCATGCAAGGATCCCAACCCGATTATCGATGGCCGGAAAGCAAATGTCAACCTAGCATACCTGGGAGCAAAACCAAGGAGTATTCAGACTG gttTCACGTTAGGGGTGCAGCAGTTACACCCAGCTCTCATCCAGAGACCCTATGG GCTCACACATCACTTCCTTTATCCTCAAGCAATTGTTCAGCCCAGCGTGGTCATCCCAACCCCAGTACAGTCCATCACCTCTCCATATATAGACTACACACCTGCGAGCCAGGCCTACACACAGTTCACCACTGCTGCCTACGACCAGTATCCATATGCCGCCTCCCCTGCTGCTGGCTTCATGGGCTATGGCTACACAAGCGCTGTCCAGCCCCCTCTCACTGCTGCCAACCTGCCTGTAGCAGCCCCCACAGCTTTTGTGCAGTACCAGCCCACCCAGCTGCAACCTGACCGTATGCAATAG